In the genome of Schistocerca piceifrons isolate TAMUIC-IGC-003096 chromosome X, iqSchPice1.1, whole genome shotgun sequence, one region contains:
- the LOC124721217 gene encoding putative uncharacterized protein DDB_G0271606: MMELRIIYTLLLLVAAAGAAPYRTVPDRTTCIKTYQEMAALQASHNGNQEDDLFWQQNTQQYNFDQTQQQISKNLLICEQYYGKISKQFHEEYQNHRRGDIIQETQEFHSLNNEAQQTHEQRFTNDDQDEQHYQQTSQQGYPAQLEQQRFTDDDQQLQQVPQTSELQQIQQTNQQEYLPNIEQEVQSQRFTDSDQYPQLVQQAEDLDQQQQFQQTSQQDYLPRLEQQSGRQRFPDDSQQVQQGLQTGNLQKLEQIQSTSQQEYLPQTEQQSQQQRFTNDDQHLQLVQQSDDLDQLQQFHQTSQQDYLPRQEQQSGRQRFPDDSQQVQQGLQTGNLQELEQIQQTSQQEHLPQTEQQSQQQRFTNDDQHLQLVQQSDDLDQLQQFHQTSQQDYLPRLEQQSGRQRFPDDSQQVQQGLQTGNLQELEQIQQTSQQEYLPQTEQQSQQQRFTTDDQHLQIGQQSDDLDQLQQFHQTSQQDYLPRLEQQSGQQRLPDDSQQVQQGLQTGNLQELEQIQQTSQQEYLPQTEQQSQQQRFTNDDQHLQLVQQSDDLDQLQQFHQTSQQDYLPRLEQQSGQQRFTDDSQQVQQGPQTGNLQELEQIQQTSQQEYLPQTEQESQQQRFTNDDQHLQLVQQSDDLDQLQQFHQTSQQDYLPRLEQQSGRQRFPDDSQQVQQGPQTGNLQELEQIQQTSQQEYLPQTEQQSQQQRITNDDQHLQLVQQSDDLDQLQQFHQTSQQDYLPRLEQQSGRQRFPDDSQQVQQGLQTGNLQELEQIQQTSQQEHLPQTEQQSQQQRFTNDDQHLQIGQQSDDLDQLQQFHQTSQQDYLPRLEQQSGQQRLPDDSQQVQQGLQTGNLQELEQIQQTSQQEYLPQTEQQSQQQRFTNDDQHLQLEQQSDDLDQLQQFHQTSQPDYLPRLEQQSGRQRFTDDSQQVQQGPQTGNLQELEQIQQTIQQEYLPQTEQQSQQQKFTHDDQHLQLVQQSDDLDQLKQFHQTSQQDYLPRLEQQSGQQRFTDNNQQVQQEPQTGNLQELEQIQQTSQQEYLPQTEQQSQQQRFTNDDQHLQLVQQSDDLDQLQQFHQTSQQDYLPRLEQQSGRQRFPDDSQQVQQVPQTSNLQELEHIQQTSQQEYLPQTEQQSQQHRFTHNDEHLQLVQQSDDLDQLQQFHQTNQEDYIAGLEQQSQQQRFNDDDQHGQQVSQIDDVQQLQQLNNLQKIQEEDGLQHQGFTNNLQQVHQKHTEDDLHQGHKRSQQHSRIQQQSVQRNSYVHESSQDQQVNGRLSEFETTHQSEANSDSRLGSGRASEISETESDSVFDPVTEAPSFWEKLSNKAGSIYTSVKEKGKEALNSVKDTAKSAYEKVKETFN; this comes from the coding sequence ATGGAGCTGCGTATTATCTACACATTACTGCTATTGGTAGCAGCCGCAGGAGCAGCACCTTACAGAACAGTGCCAGATAGGACTACATGCATCAAAACTTACCAGGAGATGGCAGCACTGCAAGCATCCCATAATGGCAACCAAGAAGATGACTTATTCTGGCAGCAGAATACCCAGCAATACAACTTTGATCAAACACAACAGCAAATTAGTAAAAATTTACTCATCTGTGAACAATACTATGGAAAAATCTCCAAACAGTTTCACGAAGAGTACCAGAATCATCGCCGTGGTGACATAATTCAGGAAACGCAGGAATTCCACAGTTTAAACAATGAAGCTCAAcaaacacatgaacaaagattcACCAATGATGATCAGGATGAGCAACACTATCAACAAACTAGCCAGCAGGGTTATCCCGCTCAACTAGAACAACAAAGGTTTACAGACGATGATCAGCAACTGCAACAGGTACCACAAACAAGTGAGTTACAACAGATCCAGCAGACAAATCAACAAGAGTATCTGCCTAATATAGAACAAGAGGTGCAAAGCCAAAGATTTACTGACAGTGATCAATATCCACAATTAGTGCAACAGGCAGAGGATTTGGATCAACAACAGCAGTTCCAACAAACTAGCCAGCAGGATTATCTTCCTCGACTGGAACAACAATCAGGACGACAGAGATTTCCTGATGACAGTCAGCAAGTGCAACAGGGGCTACAAACAGGTAACTTGCAAAAGCTAGAACAAATTCAATCAACAAGTCAACAAGAGTACctaccacagacagaacaacagtCACAACAACAAAGATTCACTAACGATGATCAGCATTTGCAACTAGTGCAACAGTCAGATGACTTGGATCAGCTACAACAGTTTCATCAAACTAGCCAGCAGGATTATCTTCCTCGACAGGAACAACAATCAGGACGACAGAGATTTCCTGATGACAGTCAGCAAGTGCAACAGGGGCTACAAACAGGTAACTTGCAAGAGCTAGAACAAATCCAACAAACAAGTCAACAAGAGCACctaccacagacagaacaacagtCACAACAACAAAGATTCACTAACGATGATCAGCATTTGCAACTAGTGCAACAGTCAGATGACTTGGATCAGCTACAACAGTTTCATCAAACTAGCCAGCAGGATTATCTTCCTCGACTGGAACAACAATCAGGACGTCAGAGATTTCCTGATGACAGTCAGCAAGTGCAACAGGGGCTACAAACGGGTAACTTGCAAGAGCTAGAACAAATTCAACAAACAAGTCAACAAGAGTACctaccacagacagaacaacagtCACAACAACAAAGATTCACTACCGATGATCAGCATTTGCAAATAGGGCAACAGTCAGATGATTTGGATCAGCTGCAACAGTTTCATCAAACTAGCCAGCAGGATTATCTTCCTCGACTGGAACAGCAATCAGGACAACAGAGACTTCCTGATGACAGTCAGCAAGTGCAACAGGGGCTACAAACAGGTAACTTGCAAGAGCTAGAACAAATCCAACAAACAAGTCAACAGGAGTACCTACCACAGACAGAGCAACAGTCACAACAACAAAGATTCACTAACGATGATCAGCATTTGCAACTAGTGCAACAGTCAGATGACTTGGATCAGCTGCAACAGTTTCATCAGACTAGCCAGCAGGATTATCTTCCTCGACTGGAACAACAATCAGGACAACAGAGATTTACTGATGACAGTCAGCAAGTACAACAGGGGCCACAAACAGGTAACTTGCAAGAGCTAGAACAAATCCAACAAACAAGTCAACAAGAGTACCTACCACAGACAGAACAAGAGTCACAACAACAAAGATTCACTAACGATGATCAGCATTTGCAACTAGTGCAACAGTCAGATGACTTGGATCAGCTACAACAGTTTCATCAAACTAGTCAGCAGGATTATCTTCCTCGACTGGAACAACAATCAGGGCGACAGAGATTTCCGGATGACAGTCAGCAAGTGCAGCAGGGTCCACAAACAGGTAACTTGCAAGAGCTAGAACAAATCCAACAAACAAGTCAACAAGAGTACctaccacagacagaacaacagtCACAACAACAAAGAATCACTAACGATGATCAGCATTTGCAACTAGTGCAACAGTCAGATGACTTGGATCAGCTACAACAGTTTCATCAAACTAGCCAGCAGGATTATCTTCCTCGACTGGAACAACAATCAGGACGTCAGAGATTTCCTGATGACAGTCAGCAAGTGCAACAGGGGCTACAAACAGGTAACTTGCAAGAGCTAGAACAAATCCAACAAACAAGTCAACAAGAGCACctaccacagacagaacaacagtCACAACAACAAAGATTCACTAACGATGATCAGCATTTGCAAATAGGGCAACAGTCAGATGATttggatcagttacaacagtttcaTCAAACTAGCCAGCAGGATTATCTTCCTCGACTGGAACAGCAATCAGGACAACAGAGACTTCCTGATGACAGTCAGCAAGTGCAACAGGGGCTACAAACAGGTAACTTGCAAGAGCTAGAACAAATCCAACAAACAAGTCAACAGGAGTACCTACCACAGACAGAGCAACAGTCACAACAACAAAGATTCACTAACGATGATCAGCATTTGCAACTAGAGCAACAGTCAGATGATTTGGATCAGCTACAACAGTTTCATCAAACTAGCCAGCCGGATTATCTTCCTCGACTGGAACAACAATCAGGACGACAGAGATTTACTGATGACAGTCAGCAAGTGCAACAGGGGCCACAAACAGGTAACTTGCAAGAGCTAGAACAAATCCAGCAAACAATTCAACAAGAGTACctaccacagacagaacaacagtcacaacaacaaaaattcactCATGATGATCAGCATTTGCAACTAGTGCAACAGTCAGATGACTTGGACCAGCTAAAACAGTTTCATCAGACTAGCCAGCAGGATTATCTTCCTCGACTGGAACAACAATCAGGACAACAGAGATTTACTGATAACAATCAGCAAGTACAACAGGAGCCACAAACAGGTAACTTGCAAGAGCTAGAACAAATCCAACAAACAAGTCAACAAGAGTACctaccacagacagaacaacagtCACAACAACAAAGATTCACTAATGATGATCAGCATTTGCAACTAGTGCAACAGTCAGATGACTTGGATCAGCTACAACAGTTTCATCAAACTAGCCAGCAGGATTATCTTCCTCGACTGGAACAACAATCAGGACGTCAGAGATTTCCTGATGACAGTCAGCAAGTGCAACAGGTGCCACAAACAAGTAACTTGCAAGAACTAGAACATATCCAGCAAACAAGTCAACAAGAGTACctaccacagacagaacaacagtCACAACAACATAGATTCACTCACAATGATGAGCATCTGCAACTAGTGCAACAGTCAGATGACTTGGATCAGCTACAACAGTTTCATCAAACTAACCAGGAGGATTATATTGCTGGATTGGAACAACAGTCACAACAGCAGAGATTCAATGATGATGATCAGCATGGACAACAGGTTTCGCAAATAGATGATGTGCAACAGCTACAACAACTAAATAATCTGCAAAAAATCCAAGAAGAAGATGGGCTGCAACATCAAGGATTCACAAATAATCTTCAGCAGGTCCATCAGAAGCACACTGAAGACGATCTGCATCAGGGGCACAAAAGAAGCCAACAACACTCAAGAATACAGCAACAATCAGTTCAGAGAAATAGTTATGTGCATGAATCCAGTCAGGACCAACAAGTAAATGGAAGGCTGTCAGAGTTCGAAACCACACACCAGTCAGAAGCGAACAGTGATTCAAGACTTGGAAGTGGTAGAGCCAGTGAGATCAGTGAAACTGAATCAGACTCTGTATTTGATCCTGTGACTGAAGCGCCTTCCTTCTGGGAAAAACTTAGCAATAAAGCAGGATCAATATATACAAGTGttaaggagaaaggaaaggaagctTTGAATTCAGTAAAAGACACAGCAAAATCTGCTTATGAGAAAGTGAAAGAGACATTTAACTGA